The following coding sequences lie in one Asterias amurensis chromosome 18, ASM3211899v1 genomic window:
- the LOC139950258 gene encoding arylsulfatase B-like, protein MCEMKHSNCNMKNPIHLVTMVTVLPVLLLLILAGFPASIHCASTSRPNVIFILADDYGFHDIGYHGSVIKTPWLDKLAAGGVKLENYYVQPICTPTRSQLMSGRYQIHTGLEHSIIWVAQPSCLPLENPTLADRLKDLGYATHAVGKWHLGFYKKACWPTRRGFDTFYGYYTGSEDYYSHMRGCFMPGDRHCAGFSEGYDLRDQEAPAYQDKGNYSTFLFAERAQRILESHDPKKPFFMYLPFQAVHGPLQVPEQYLQQYKDIKDKKRRVYAGMVTCMDEAIGNITRRLVQLGLWDNTVLIFSTDNGGQIAVGGNNWPLRGWKASLWEGGVHGVGFVHSPLIPKVKQGTVSTEMIHVSDWFPTIVAGIANGSVAGLPLDGFNVWDSISKGVPSPRTEILHNIDVLTTPDLESQPTFKSYLPRFNESGTYNTSIRAAIRMGDWKLITGQPGNSSWIPPPEAGIVPIHPVEPVGKHVWLFNIQEDPNERFDLSDSEPDIVKRMVARLQYYYSTMVPPFYPPGDPNANPKLHGGIWTNWE, encoded by the exons ATGTGTGAAATGAAACACTCCAACTGCAACATGAAGAATCCGATCCATCTAGTAACTATGGTAACCGTTTTGCCTGTACTACTATTATTAATCCTTGCTGGTTTTCCAGCCTCCATTCACTGCGCCTCAACAAGTCGCCCAAATGTGATCTTCATTTTGGCCGACGATTACGGCTTCCATGATATTGGTTATCATGGATCTGTAATAAAAACGCCCTGGCTGGATAAACTGGCGGCTGGTGGGGTGAAACTGGAGAACTATTACGTCCAGCCGATCTGCACCCCGACTCGAAGTCAGCTTATGAGTGGGAGGTATCAG ATTCACACCGGTCTGGAGCATTCAATCATCTGGGTTGCACAGCCGAGCTGCCTACCACTTGAAAATCCAACTTTAGCGGACAGACTCAAAGACCTCGGGTATGCGACTCATGCAGTCGGCAAGTGGCATTTGGGGTTTTATAAGAAGGCATGCTGGCCAACGCGACGTGGCTTTGACACATTCTATG gATATTACACTGGCAGTGAGGATTACTACAGTCATATGCGTGGTTGTTTCATGCCGGGTGATCGTCACTGTGCTGGCTTCTCTGAAGGCTACGATCTGCGAGACCAAGAAGCACCAGCCTACCAGGATAAGGGAAACTACTCTACTTTCTTATTCGCTGAAAGAGCTCAGAGAATACTGGAAAGTCACGACCCTAAGAAA ccatTTTTTATGTATCTTCCATTCCAAGCTGTCCACGGCCCCCTTCAAGTACCAGAGCAATACCTCCAGCAATACAAAGACATCAAAGATAAGAAAAGACGAGTCTACGCCGGCATGGTGACCTGCATGGATGAAGCCATTGGAAATATCACCCGAAGACTCGTTCAGCTCGGCTTGTGGGATAACACTGTGTTGATATTCTCAACAG ATAATGGTGGCCAGATAGCAGTAGGAGGGAACAACTGGCCCCTCCGTGGTTGGAAGGCGTCTCTGTGGGAGGGGGGCGTACATGGTGTCGGATTCGTCCACAGCCCACTCATACCGAAAGTCAAACAGGGCACCGTCAGTACCGAGATGATACACGTTAGCGACTGGTTCCCGACTATCGTAGCTGGTATCGCTAATGGGAGCGTGGCAGGACTGCCCCTTGATGGGTTCAACGTGTGGGATTCAAtcag CAAAGGAGTACCGTCCCCTCGGACGGAGATTCTTCATAATATTGACGTATTGACAACTCCTGACTTGGAGAGCCAGCCTACTTTTAAGTCCTATCTTCCCCGGTTCAATGAGTCTGGTACCTATAATACCAGCATCAGAGCTGCTATTAGAATGGGAGATTGGAAACTCATCACGGGTCAACCAG GAAACAGCAGTTGGATACCACCCCCAGAAGCAGGCATAGTTCCTATACACCCAGTGGAGCCTGTCGGTAAACACGTTTGGCTGTTCAACATCCAGGAGGATCCCAACGAGCGTTTCGATTTATCCGACAGCGAGCCAGATATTGTTAAAAGGATGGTTGCCAGATTGCAGTACTACTACAGCACGATGGTGCCGCCATTTTATCCGCCCGGGGATCCAAATGCTAATCCAAAACTCCATGGGGGAATCTGGACAAACTGGGAGTAG
- the LOC139950259 gene encoding cyclin-L1-like isoform X2, giving the protein MADVKKEHNTMPVKTYGDVIITLENCVIPASKLSPTPSVRDGLDSETEMNLRVLGCEFIQTAGILLKLPQVAMATGQVIFQRFYYSKSFVKHNMEIVAMACINLASKIEEAPRRIRDVINVFHHIRQRRNNRPVDPMVLDQKYLNMKNQVIKAERRVLKELGFCVHVKHPHKMVVTYLQVLECERNAQLVQTAWNYMNDSLRTDVFVRYKPETIACACIYLSARQLNVILPSNPPWYGLMDSEEADLKDISLTILHLYARPKKSYEELDKVVERCRLAMQEAKFAKLKEQALDANSAAASPKVNSDSPNLPSSYKMNNKDARSPGSGHSSHKEKNGKIARRSKTSASNSRSHSKSPRRGRGRSRSHSNHRSSHSRSSSRSLSRSPHNDKHYRNSSKHKKKDDHKRSRRGRDRDRIRDHDHKYPKVKSRSRKRKHSRSSSRSRSRSRSRSRSPIRREKYDYKDSPSRDSGAKSKDKHHRGRSRSREQSHKTNKRDSGGHGHGRDRRRR; this is encoded by the exons ATGGCGGATGTGAAGAAAGAACACAACACGATGCCAGTAAAAACCTACGGAGATGTAATTATAACTTTAGAAAACTGTGTAATTCCAGCGTCAAAATTGTCCCCAACTCCTTCGGTACGAGATGGACTGGATTCAGAGACGGAAATGAACCTAAGGGTGCTTGGATGTGAATTTATTCAAACGGCAGGCATCCTGTTAAAACTGCCTCAG GTTGCCATGGCTACAGGTCAAGTCATCTTTCAAAGGTTTTATTATTCAAAGTCCTTTGTGAAACACAATATGGAG ATTGTCGCCATGGCCTGTATAAATTTAGCCTCTAAGATTGAGGAAGCCCCTCGACGCATCCGTGATGTAATTAATGTGTTTCATCACATTAGACAACGAAGAAACAATAG ACCTGTAGATCCGATGGTACTAGACCAGAAGTACCTCAACATGAAGAATCAGGTCATCAAAGCTGAACGGAGGGTTCTCAAGGAGCTGGGCTTCTGTGTCCACGTCAAGCACCCACACAAG ATGGTAGTGACCTACCTTCAAGTCCTGGAGTGTGAACGCAATGCACAACTTGTGCAGACTGCCTG GAATTACATGAACGACAGTTTACGCACTGACGTGTTTGTGAGGTATAAGCCCGAGACTATTGCCTGTGCATGCATCTACCTGTCGGCCAGACAACTAAAT GTCATTCTGCCCAGCAATCCTCCATGGTATGGACTTATGGACTCGGAGGAAGCCGATCTCAAAGATATATCGCTAACGATACTTCATTTATACGCTAGACCAAAG aAATCCTATGAGGAGCTTGATAAGGTAGTGGAGAGGTGCCGCTTGGCAATGCAGGAGGCAAAGTTTGCCAAACTGAAGGAGCAGGCGCTGGATGCCAACAGTGCAGCAG CTTCTCCCAAGGTGAACAGTGATTCACCAAACCTTCCAAGCTCCTACAAGATGAACAATAAGGATGCTCGGTCTCCCGGTAGCGGACACAGCAG CCATAAAGAGAAAAATGGCAAGATTGCCCGTCGCTCCAAGACCAGCGCTTCTAACAGCCGTAGCCACTCCAAGAGTCCCCGTCGTGGTAGAGGTCGTAGTCGATCACACTCTAATCATCGTTCCTCGCACAGTCGCAGCAGCAGTCGCAGTCTAAGCCGGTCGCCGCACAACGACAAGCACTACAGAAATTCCAGCAAACACAAAAAGAAGGATGACCACAAACGAAGTCGCCGGGGTCGAGACCGGGATCGCATACGGGACCACGATCATAAGTACCCGAAAGTCAAGTCGAGATCCCGAAAACGCAAGCATAGCCGGTCGTCATCTAGGAGCAGAAGTAGAAGCCGTTCGCGGAGCCGATCCCCGATACGGCGAGAAAAGTATGATTATAAAGACAGTCCATCGAGGGATTCAGGTGCGAAATCCAAGGACAAGCACCATCGAGGGCGCTCTCGCTCAAGGGAACAATCGCATAAGACGAACAAGAGGGACTCCGGTGGTCATGGACATGGGAGGGACAGAAGACGAAGGTGA
- the LOC139950259 gene encoding cyclin-L1-like isoform X1, producing the protein MADVKKEHNTMPVKTYGDVIITLENCVIPASKLSPTPSVRDGLDSETEMNLRVLGCEFIQTAGILLKLPQVAMATGQVIFQRFYYSKSFVKHNMEIVAMACINLASKIEEAPRRIRDVINVFHHIRQRRNNRPVDPMVLDQKYLNMKNQVIKAERRVLKELGFCVHVKHPHKMVVTYLQVLECERNAQLVQTAWNYMNDSLRTDVFVRYKPETIACACIYLSARQLNVILPSNPPWYGLMDSEEADLKDISLTILHLYARPKKSYEELDKVVERCRLAMQEAKFAKLKEQALDANSAAGTPSNFSPHSSRPASPKVNSDSPNLPSSYKMNNKDARSPGSGHSSHKEKNGKIARRSKTSASNSRSHSKSPRRGRGRSRSHSNHRSSHSRSSSRSLSRSPHNDKHYRNSSKHKKKDDHKRSRRGRDRDRIRDHDHKYPKVKSRSRKRKHSRSSSRSRSRSRSRSRSPIRREKYDYKDSPSRDSGAKSKDKHHRGRSRSREQSHKTNKRDSGGHGHGRDRRRR; encoded by the exons ATGGCGGATGTGAAGAAAGAACACAACACGATGCCAGTAAAAACCTACGGAGATGTAATTATAACTTTAGAAAACTGTGTAATTCCAGCGTCAAAATTGTCCCCAACTCCTTCGGTACGAGATGGACTGGATTCAGAGACGGAAATGAACCTAAGGGTGCTTGGATGTGAATTTATTCAAACGGCAGGCATCCTGTTAAAACTGCCTCAG GTTGCCATGGCTACAGGTCAAGTCATCTTTCAAAGGTTTTATTATTCAAAGTCCTTTGTGAAACACAATATGGAG ATTGTCGCCATGGCCTGTATAAATTTAGCCTCTAAGATTGAGGAAGCCCCTCGACGCATCCGTGATGTAATTAATGTGTTTCATCACATTAGACAACGAAGAAACAATAG ACCTGTAGATCCGATGGTACTAGACCAGAAGTACCTCAACATGAAGAATCAGGTCATCAAAGCTGAACGGAGGGTTCTCAAGGAGCTGGGCTTCTGTGTCCACGTCAAGCACCCACACAAG ATGGTAGTGACCTACCTTCAAGTCCTGGAGTGTGAACGCAATGCACAACTTGTGCAGACTGCCTG GAATTACATGAACGACAGTTTACGCACTGACGTGTTTGTGAGGTATAAGCCCGAGACTATTGCCTGTGCATGCATCTACCTGTCGGCCAGACAACTAAAT GTCATTCTGCCCAGCAATCCTCCATGGTATGGACTTATGGACTCGGAGGAAGCCGATCTCAAAGATATATCGCTAACGATACTTCATTTATACGCTAGACCAAAG aAATCCTATGAGGAGCTTGATAAGGTAGTGGAGAGGTGCCGCTTGGCAATGCAGGAGGCAAAGTTTGCCAAACTGAAGGAGCAGGCGCTGGATGCCAACAGTGCAGCAGGTACGCCAAGTAACTTCTCACCACACTCTTCCAGACCAG CTTCTCCCAAGGTGAACAGTGATTCACCAAACCTTCCAAGCTCCTACAAGATGAACAATAAGGATGCTCGGTCTCCCGGTAGCGGACACAGCAG CCATAAAGAGAAAAATGGCAAGATTGCCCGTCGCTCCAAGACCAGCGCTTCTAACAGCCGTAGCCACTCCAAGAGTCCCCGTCGTGGTAGAGGTCGTAGTCGATCACACTCTAATCATCGTTCCTCGCACAGTCGCAGCAGCAGTCGCAGTCTAAGCCGGTCGCCGCACAACGACAAGCACTACAGAAATTCCAGCAAACACAAAAAGAAGGATGACCACAAACGAAGTCGCCGGGGTCGAGACCGGGATCGCATACGGGACCACGATCATAAGTACCCGAAAGTCAAGTCGAGATCCCGAAAACGCAAGCATAGCCGGTCGTCATCTAGGAGCAGAAGTAGAAGCCGTTCGCGGAGCCGATCCCCGATACGGCGAGAAAAGTATGATTATAAAGACAGTCCATCGAGGGATTCAGGTGCGAAATCCAAGGACAAGCACCATCGAGGGCGCTCTCGCTCAAGGGAACAATCGCATAAGACGAACAAGAGGGACTCCGGTGGTCATGGACATGGGAGGGACAGAAGACGAAGGTGA
- the LOC139950562 gene encoding large ribosomal subunit protein bL20m-like → MVHLSAAKLIRSRGTSSYWKRKFVFDQTQHFFGRRRNCYSIAIRALQKAWVKAYSGRRHKKRLLRKLWIGRINSAVKEHDITYSPFMENLLKYNIQLDRKILSILAITEPKTFKCLAELAKAKQEEGLLAAVRANPDRVLSRQTTQDDLLESVKKLRISDQQSAQELR, encoded by the exons ATGGTTCACCTGAGTGCAGCAAAACTGATACGATCTAGAGGAACTTCTTCATATTGGAAaagaaagtttgtttttgatCAGACACAA CACTTCTTTGGTCGAAGACGCAATTGCTACAGCATCGCTATTCGTGCTCTCCAAAAAGCATGGGTTAAAGCATATTCTGGAAGAAGACACAAAAAGAGACTACTGAGAAAA CTTTGGATTGGAAGAATCAACTCGGCTGTAAAAGAACATGACATTACTTATAGCCCATTCATGGAAAACCTTCTCAAG tacAACATACAACTAGACAGGAAAATCCTGTCAATCCTTGCAATTACAGAACCAAAGACGTTCAAG TGTCTCGCTGAGCTGGCCAAGGCCAAACAAGAAGAGGGTCTTCTTGCTGCAGTCAGAGCCAACCCAGACAGAGTATTGAGTAGACAAACAACCCAAGACGACCTTCTTGAATCAGTGAAGAAATTACGCATCAGCGATCAACAGTCCGCTCAAGAATTGAGATGA
- the LOC139950463 gene encoding protein-S-isoprenylcysteine O-methyltransferase-like produces the protein MAVPSEGWLSLRWFLQGAGILIVPLIHQLVRVSDPVIADVVYNYLLVISVAYIMVNYAVLFVFHRRKCYRQIAAQACFIGIVFGIGLSFSLLHPRIVAFGCYLCVLGFFHFSEYFSTSIYNYESLSIDSFLLNHSVAYAAAAMCSWCEYFLELYFFPDIKSVWYISVFGLILCIFGECLRKVSMLTAGRSFNHYIQTTRASDHVLVTHGVYAWSRHPSYVGWFYWSLGTQIILCNPICLVAYTVTSWRFFNERVEDEEITLLNFFGEDYLNYQQRVGTKLPFISGFKMEL, from the exons atggcggTCCCGTCTGAAGGATGGTTGAGTTTACGTTGGTTTTTGCAAGGGGCTGGCATCTTAATTGTGCCATTAATTCACCAATTGGTGCGAGTGTCAGACCCAGTTATAGCTGATGTAGTATATAATTATCTATTGGTGATTTCTGTGGCGTACATAATGGTGAATTATGCTGTTTTATTTGTGTTCCACCGGCGGAAATGCTATAGACAG ATTGCCGCTCAAGCATGCTTCATCGGGATCGTATTTGGGATTGGTCTCTCATTCTCTCTACTGCACCCACGCATCGTTGCCTTCGGCTGCTACCTGTGTGTCCTCGGTTTCTTTCATTTCTCGGAGTACTTTTCAACGTCCATCTACAACTACGAGAGTCTGTCCATCGACTCGTTTCTCCTAAATCACAGTGTTGCTTATGCTGCTGCGGCAATGTGCAGCTGGTGCGAGTATTTCTTAGAGTTGTATTTTTTCCCAG ATATCAAGAGTGTGTGGTATATTAGCGTCTTTGGTTTGATACTATGTATCTTTGGCGAATGCCTTCGGAAAGTTTCAATGTTAACAGCCGGAAGGAGTTTTAATCATTATATCCAAACGACGCGAGCTAGTGACCATGTTCTGGTCACCCATGGTGTTTATGCATGGTCCAGACATCCGTCCTATGTCGGCTGGTTCTACTGGAGCCTAGGAACGCAG ATTATCTTGTGCAACCCCATCTGTCTTGTTGCCTACACGGTCACATCTTGGAGATTCTTCAATGAGCGAGTCGAGGACGAGGAGATTACTCTACTTAATTTTTTCGGAGAGGACTACTTGAATTACCAGCAGAGAGTAGGCACAAAGCTGCCGTTCATCTCCGGCTTTAAGATGGAACTTTGA